In a single window of the Pirellulales bacterium genome:
- a CDS encoding four helix bundle protein translates to MRNSELEQRTKQFALRVIRMFTKLPKTIEAQIMGKQLLRSGTGVAANYREASRGRSNAEMRSKLGIVEGELDESLLWFELLIESGIVPAARLSSLRQETEELLKIIVASIRTLKRRGG, encoded by the coding sequence ATGAGAAATTCAGAACTCGAGCAAAGAACAAAACAATTTGCACTGCGTGTCATTCGCATGTTTACCAAACTCCCCAAGACTATAGAAGCGCAAATCATGGGGAAGCAACTCCTGCGCTCGGGGACGGGCGTGGCGGCGAATTATCGGGAAGCCAGTCGTGGCCGCTCCAACGCCGAAATGCGATCGAAATTGGGCATTGTCGAAGGAGAGTTGGATGAGTCGTTGCTGTGGTTCGAACTGCTAATTGAATCAGGAATTGTACCAGCGGCGCGGTTATCATCGTTGCGTCAGGAAACAGAGGAACTGCTGAAGATCATCGTTGCCTCCATACGAACTCTTAAAAGACGTGGCGGCTAA
- the argH gene encoding argininosuccinate lyase: MSKKAWSGVFSQATDRRVEQFTESISFDQRLYAHDVAASIAHAQMLATVGLITIEECRQIEQGLSAIRQQIEQGKFPFFTELEDIHLHIERALIEQIGDTGRKLHMARSRNDQISTDLRMWCRETIDRLDAALHSLQCAFVERCTADEGIIVPGYTHTQRAQPVLAAHYWLAYCEKIERDRQRLADCLDRVNVLPLGAAALAGTSLPIDRHEAARRLGFIDAAGQPQVMANSLDASSDRDFVIELAFVLAMIAEHLSGWAEEWILWSTAEFNFLKLPEAFCTGSSIMPQKINPDVLELIRGKTARVIGNLQALLVLVKGLPLAYNRDLQEDKERLFDSVDTVLACIGVAMPLVAGTELNRGAIAEKLDRGYLDATTLMEELIRRGVPQRSAHETVGKLVRTAMDRGVRLADLSADDFKQVDPALDDSVRQALGVENSVARFVSYGSTSPAEVKKQVQVWQKKQKAEGTEQKAEQR, translated from the coding sequence GTGTCGAAAAAAGCTTGGTCGGGCGTCTTCAGTCAGGCGACGGACCGCCGGGTGGAGCAATTTACTGAAAGCATCAGCTTCGACCAGCGATTGTACGCGCACGATGTGGCCGCTTCGATTGCGCATGCTCAAATGTTAGCCACTGTTGGACTGATCACAATCGAAGAATGCCGACAGATTGAGCAAGGCTTGTCGGCAATTCGCCAACAGATTGAGCAAGGCAAGTTTCCATTTTTCACCGAGCTGGAAGATATTCATCTGCACATCGAACGGGCACTCATTGAGCAGATTGGCGACACCGGACGCAAGCTGCACATGGCCCGAAGCAGGAACGACCAAATCTCGACCGACCTGAGAATGTGGTGCAGGGAGACTATCGATCGGCTTGATGCCGCGCTTCATAGCTTGCAGTGCGCATTTGTTGAACGTTGCACGGCCGACGAAGGGATCATCGTTCCCGGGTATACGCACACGCAGCGCGCGCAGCCGGTGTTGGCGGCGCACTATTGGTTGGCGTATTGCGAAAAAATTGAGCGGGACCGGCAACGGCTGGCTGATTGCCTGGATCGGGTGAATGTGTTGCCACTGGGGGCGGCCGCCCTGGCGGGGACAAGCTTGCCGATCGATCGGCACGAGGCGGCCCGGCGATTGGGATTTATCGACGCGGCAGGGCAACCGCAAGTGATGGCAAACAGTTTGGACGCATCGAGCGATCGTGACTTTGTGATCGAGTTGGCGTTTGTATTGGCGATGATCGCCGAGCATTTGAGCGGCTGGGCCGAGGAATGGATTTTATGGAGCACGGCCGAGTTCAATTTTTTGAAATTGCCCGAGGCGTTTTGCACGGGCAGTTCCATCATGCCGCAAAAAATCAATCCTGACGTGCTGGAATTGATCCGCGGCAAAACAGCGCGGGTGATCGGCAATTTGCAGGCATTGTTGGTGCTGGTGAAGGGTTTGCCGCTGGCCTACAACCGCGACCTGCAGGAGGACAAAGAGCGACTATTTGACTCGGTCGATACGGTGTTGGCTTGCATAGGAGTGGCAATGCCGCTGGTGGCGGGGACGGAATTGAACCGGGGGGCGATTGCGGAGAAGCTGGACCGAGGTTATCTCGACGCCACGACGCTGATGGAAGAATTGATTCGCCGGGGCGTGCCGCAACGAAGCGCACATGAAACAGTGGGGAAGTTGGTGCGCACGGCGATGGATCGTGGCGTGCGGTTAGCGGATTTGAGTGCGGACGATTTCAAGCAAGTGGATCCCGCGCTGGACGACAGTGTGCGGCAAGCGCTGGGCGTGGAGAATTCCGTGGCGCGGTTTGTTAGTTACGGCTCTACCTCACCAGCGGAAGTGAAGAAACAAGTTCAAGTGTGGCAGAAAAAACAGAAGGCGGAAGGCACAGAGCAAAAGGCAGAACAACGATGA
- a CDS encoding glycosyl hydrolase, with protein sequence MRRLTFLILLIVSTTAIARAADLAWPTATAETKPWSRWWWLGNITTEDGLKTAMEQYAAAGLGGLEITPIYGVKGEEDKFIRYLSPEWVSRFEYVLKEGKRLGLVIDMTTGTGWPFGGPWVTPDDTCKYLAHKTFTVKAGEKLSEPVTMIEKAMISPRSVNISQIKEPFGDTPDLQKLAIENLKMPDPLKLNLLMAFSDQGGEPLNLTDKVAADGKLDWTAPADSGTWTLYAVFNGLHSRMVKRAAPGGEGHTPDHFSTEAISHYLAKLDEALKDQKLDNFRAFFCDSFEIDNGTSGEANFTPHFFDEFQHRRGYDLRPHLPTLLGAKSGDEYTRLLCDYRETISDLLLDNFTSTWRQWAAGHGKIIRNQAHGSPGNVLDLYGAADIPETEGFGNPGGAEGELNMQVAMMYASSAAHVLGKRLASSETCTWLDDHFLTTLAHAQERINTTLLAGINHILYHGTPYSPPDEAWPGFLFYAAVEFCPANSWWDDFAALNKYVERCQSFLQAGQPDNDVLVYAPFYDRWMQPGDGTLPHFPIGGNFPAQGTGRVLLKAGYSFDFVSDRQLNSVTFADGALRTGGVSYRAIVLPETKYLPLATLEKLFYLAQQGATIIVEKALPTDVPGWNDLDKRRAAFQTLLKSLPAAEAKAGDVNDFHFGSGQILIGPKLPDLLAQAAILPETMVKQGLQYVRRQGDGSRVYFVVNQGDKPIDGWAPLTAEAKFAALFDPMTGAIGLGAVRPGPAHGSEVYLQLAAGQSCLIKTFQLSPGGAQWQYVRPHDEAQPLTGKWDITFIKGGPELPAAVQIDTAQSDAAQSDKLQSWTQWNGDAGKAFSGTAKYTLKFAKPTASDAAVTSWRLDLGKVADSARVTLNGKELATLIGAPFCVDIPADQLQGDNTLEISVSNLMANRIADMDQHDVQWKRFYNANVAARDPANRGSNNVFSAAKWEPRASGLMGPVTMTPLEKFEPSAR encoded by the coding sequence ATGCGCCGACTGACTTTTTTAATTTTATTGATAGTAAGCACAACAGCCATTGCTCGGGCCGCGGATTTGGCGTGGCCGACGGCAACGGCGGAAACCAAGCCCTGGAGCCGGTGGTGGTGGCTGGGGAACATCACGACCGAAGACGGTTTGAAAACGGCGATGGAACAATACGCGGCGGCGGGGTTGGGCGGCCTGGAAATTACGCCCATTTACGGCGTCAAAGGCGAAGAAGACAAATTCATTCGCTACTTATCGCCCGAGTGGGTTAGCCGCTTCGAATACGTGCTGAAGGAAGGCAAACGGTTGGGCCTGGTGATCGACATGACCACAGGCACGGGCTGGCCATTCGGCGGACCCTGGGTCACGCCCGACGACACTTGCAAATATCTGGCTCACAAAACGTTCACGGTGAAAGCCGGCGAGAAGTTGAGCGAGCCGGTCACGATGATCGAAAAAGCAATGATCAGCCCGCGGAGCGTGAACATTTCGCAAATCAAGGAACCGTTCGGCGACACGCCCGATTTGCAAAAGTTGGCGATCGAAAACTTAAAAATGCCTGATCCGCTCAAGCTGAACCTGTTGATGGCGTTTTCCGACCAAGGGGGCGAGCCGTTGAATCTGACGGACAAAGTTGCCGCAGATGGGAAGTTGGATTGGACCGCCCCGGCCGATTCCGGCACGTGGACGTTGTACGCCGTGTTCAACGGCCTGCACAGCCGGATGGTCAAACGGGCGGCTCCCGGCGGCGAGGGCCACACCCCCGATCATTTTAGCACCGAAGCGATCAGCCATTATTTGGCAAAGCTCGACGAAGCGCTGAAAGACCAGAAGCTGGACAACTTCCGGGCTTTTTTTTGCGATTCGTTCGAAATCGATAACGGCACCTCGGGCGAGGCGAACTTCACGCCGCATTTTTTTGACGAATTTCAGCATCGCCGCGGTTACGATTTGCGGCCGCACTTGCCGACGCTGTTGGGCGCAAAAAGCGGCGACGAATACACGCGGCTGTTGTGCGATTATCGCGAAACCATTTCCGATTTATTGCTCGACAATTTCACCTCGACATGGCGGCAATGGGCCGCCGGACACGGCAAAATTATCCGCAACCAAGCGCATGGCTCGCCAGGCAACGTGCTTGATTTGTACGGCGCGGCCGATATTCCCGAGACCGAGGGCTTCGGCAATCCGGGAGGCGCGGAAGGCGAATTGAACATGCAAGTGGCGATGATGTACGCCTCGTCGGCGGCCCATGTGCTGGGCAAGCGGTTGGCGTCGAGCGAAACGTGCACCTGGCTGGACGACCATTTTCTGACGACGCTGGCCCACGCCCAAGAGCGGATCAACACGACGCTGCTGGCGGGCATCAACCACATTTTGTATCACGGCACGCCGTACTCGCCGCCGGATGAGGCCTGGCCTGGATTTTTGTTTTACGCGGCCGTGGAGTTTTGTCCGGCAAATTCGTGGTGGGATGATTTTGCGGCGCTGAACAAATACGTGGAGCGCTGCCAGTCTTTTTTGCAGGCCGGCCAGCCCGACAACGATGTGCTGGTGTACGCGCCGTTTTACGATCGCTGGATGCAGCCTGGCGATGGGACGCTGCCCCACTTTCCGATTGGCGGAAACTTTCCGGCCCAAGGCACTGGTCGCGTTTTGCTGAAAGCCGGTTACAGCTTCGATTTTGTTTCCGACCGACAGTTGAATAGCGTGACGTTTGCTGATGGCGCGCTGCGCACCGGCGGAGTGAGTTACCGAGCGATTGTGCTGCCGGAGACGAAATACCTGCCTTTGGCGACGCTGGAGAAGTTGTTTTACCTTGCGCAGCAAGGAGCGACGATCATTGTGGAGAAAGCTTTGCCGACCGACGTACCTGGCTGGAACGATTTGGACAAGCGGCGGGCGGCATTTCAAACACTGCTGAAATCGCTGCCGGCGGCGGAAGCCAAAGCCGGCGATGTCAACGATTTCCATTTTGGTTCAGGCCAGATTTTGATTGGACCGAAGCTGCCCGACTTGCTGGCGCAGGCGGCAATTCTTCCGGAAACGATGGTGAAACAGGGTTTGCAATACGTTCGCCGCCAAGGGGACGGCAGCCGGGTTTATTTCGTGGTGAATCAGGGAGACAAACCGATCGACGGTTGGGCGCCGCTGACGGCGGAAGCAAAATTTGCTGCGCTTTTCGATCCGATGACCGGCGCCATTGGCCTGGGCGCGGTGCGGCCAGGCCCAGCGCATGGATCGGAAGTTTATTTGCAGTTGGCGGCCGGGCAATCGTGCCTGATTAAAACTTTTCAATTGTCGCCGGGCGGTGCGCAGTGGCAGTACGTTCGCCCGCACGATGAAGCACAGCCGCTGACGGGGAAATGGGACATTACTTTTATCAAAGGCGGGCCGGAGCTGCCGGCGGCGGTGCAGATTGACACCGCGCAGAGCGACGCCGCGCAGAGCGACAAATTGCAATCGTGGACCCAGTGGAACGGAGACGCGGGAAAGGCGTTTTCGGGCACGGCGAAATACACGCTGAAGTTCGCCAAGCCAACCGCTTCGGATGCTGCCGTGACGAGTTGGCGGCTGGATTTGGGAAAAGTGGCCGATAGCGCGCGGGTGACGTTGAATGGAAAGGAGTTGGCCACGCTGATTGGCGCGCCGTTTTGCGTCGACATTCCCGCCGATCAATTGCAGGGTGACAACACGCTGGAGATTTCGGTCTCGAACTTAATGGCCAACCGGATTGCCGACATGGACCAGCACGACGTGCAGTGGAAACGGTTCTACAACGCCAATGTGGCGGCCCGAGATCCGGCGAATCGTGGATCGAACAACGTGTTTTCCGCCGCCAAATGGGAGCCACGCGCGTCGGGATTGATGGGACCGGTGACCATGACGCCGCTGGAGAAATTTGAACCGAGTGCGCGGTGA